The following coding sequences lie in one Arachis ipaensis cultivar K30076 chromosome B05, Araip1.1, whole genome shotgun sequence genomic window:
- the LOC107640537 gene encoding uncharacterized protein LOC107640537: MAERGVEELSVSAFSITEELAVYHEEEDGSGSVGPPAWRHRQWWGRMMSLEKRVRGEESVLSRDESKTEQMAIFVLRFVTLDGFVKERFFDLVHVTDTCATTLKKELISVLSHYNLQVENIRGQGYDGASNMRLQESRXIQELNSRFNEQTIELLTLSCALDPKDNFKSFNIEEISKLAEKFYPLDFPSNELNILKSQLQHYQHDIPNHLKGIGTLSELCNKLQETGKSRTYHMVDRLIRLVLTLPVSTATTERAFSAMKIVKTRLRSKMADEFLADNLVIYIEKELAAIFDTNSIIDDFENRKKRRIAFS; the protein is encoded by the exons ATGGCGGAACGAGGTGTCGAGGAACTTTCAGTGTCAGCCTTCAGCATCACTGAGGAACTGGCGGTGTACCACGAGGAAGAAGATGGCAGTGGATCCGTCGGGCCTCCGGCGTGGCGGCACAGACAATGGTGGGGAAGAATGATGAGCTTGGAGAAGAGAGTGAGGGGAGAAGAGAGTGTTCTGT CTAGAGATGAATCTAAAACGGAGCAAATGGCCATTTTTGTTTTGAGATTTGTTACTCTAGATGGTTTTGTTAAAGAGAGATTCTTTGATCTTGTGCATGTCACTGATACTTGTGCAACAACTTTAAAGAAAGAATTGATTTCTGTCCTTTCTCATTATAATCTCCAAGTTGAAAATATTAGGGGTCAAGGGTATGATGGTGCTAGCAACATGCGG CTTCAAGAGTCAAGAGNNATACAAGAGTTGAATAGTAGATTTAATGAGCAAACAATAGAGCTTTTGACTTTGAGTTGTGCTTTGGATCCTAAGGACAATTTCAAATCATTTAATATTGAAGAAATTAGCAAGTTAGCAGAGAAGTTTTATCCCCTTGACTTTCCTTCTAATGAGCTAAATATTTTGAAATCTCAGTTGCAACATTATCAGCATGATATACCAAATCATTTGAAAGGCATTGGTACACTTTCTGAATTGTGTAACAAGTTGCAAGAAAcgggaaaatcaagaacttatcaCATGGTTGATAGATTAATACGTCTTGTTTTGACTCTACCAGTGTCTACAGCAACAACAGAAAGAGCTTTTTCAGCAATGAAAATTGTTAAGACAAGACTCCGAAGTAAGATGGCTGATGAATTTCTTGCAGACAATCTGGTCATCTATATAGAGAAAGAATTAGCAGCTATTTTTGACACAAATTCAATTATAGatgattttgaaaatagaaaaaaacgtCGAATAGCCTTTTCATGA